The Corythoichthys intestinalis isolate RoL2023-P3 chromosome 1, ASM3026506v1, whole genome shotgun sequence genome has a segment encoding these proteins:
- the LOC130920655 gene encoding gastrula zinc finger protein XlCGF7.1-like, whose protein sequence is MPYIKKEAEAQTPSIKEEEQEDEITKFPMTLGVKSEKDDEESGAAEPSNNSSFQNLTTKGEGRSRPDGLLAPLSDSDDVTSQSSDFNTDEEEEEDFDQNAAKSLHKSSFKRHAKEWVVGKPFSCTLCGKRFLQKTDLDRHKRTHTGEKPFVCTYCGKRFTEKGNLKKHTVTHTGERPFACTLCDKRFSQKINLEMHKRTHTGEKPFVCRFCGKRFTEKGNLNKHTSTHTGEKPFACSLCEKIFCRKYQLTRHMHTHTGKKPFACSVCHHGFILKGNLNRHERTHTRKMPFACSFCKKRFRWKYQVKKHSRTHT, encoded by the coding sequence ATGCCGTACATCAAAAAGgaggcagaggcacagacgcCCAGCATCaaagaagaagaacaggaaGATGAAATCACCAAATTTCCAATGACTCTCGGTGTAAAGAGTGAAAAAgatgacgaagagagcggagcagCAGAACCTTCAAACAACAGCTCATTTCAAAACCTGACAACAAAAGGAGAGGGACGATCGCGACCGGACGGCCTGTTAGCTCCCCTGTCGGACAGCGACGACGTAACATCACAGTCTTCAGACTTTAACACTgatgaggaagaggaggaggatttTGACCAAAATGCTGCAAAATCTTTACACAAATCATCATTTAAAAGACACGCAAAAGAATGGGTGGTTgggaaacctttttcctgcacaCTTTGCGGCAAAAGATTTTTACAGAAGACTGATTTAGACAGGCataagcgtacacacactggagaaaagccttttgtgtgCACatattgtggtaaaagattcaccgagAAGGGAAATTTAAAGAAACACACAGTTACACACACAGGAGAgaggccttttgcctgcacactttgcgacaaaagattttctcagaagattaatttggaaatgcataagcgtacacacactggagaaaagccttttgtctgcagattttgtggtaaaagattcactgagaagggaaatttaaacaaacacacaagcacacacaccggtgagaagccttttgcctgctctcTTTGTGAGAAAATATTTTGCCGTAagtatcagttgacaagacacatgcatacacacactggaaagaagcctttcgcctgctcagtttgtcatCACGGATTCATTCTGAAAGGAAATTTAAACAGACACGAAAGAACACACACGAGAAAGATGCCTTTCGCCTGCTCATTTTGTAAGAAAAGATTTCGTTGGAAATATCAGGTGAAAAAACACTCACGTACACACACCTGA
- the LOC130922454 gene encoding oocyte zinc finger protein XlCOF19-like — translation MPYIKQEAEPETPSIKEEEQEDEITKFPMTLGVKSEEDEGLSEESGAAKPSSDSSIQHLTSNGEERLQPEGLLSPLSDSDDVTSHSSDFNTDEEDDDFDQNDSNSLNESSSSRDAKECAVWKPFPCTLCDKRFSKNTDLEKHKRTHTGEKPFVCTYCDKRFTEKGNLNKHTSTHTGEKPFTCSFCEKRFRSKFQVTRHTRTHTGEKPFSCSVCHIGFCQKGTLNKHERTHTGEMPFACSFCGKRFRSKYQVTRHTRTHTGEKPFSCSVCHNRFYEKGTLNIHARTHTGEKPFDCLVCGKKFTQKSHLISHAKSHTRE, via the coding sequence ATGCCGTATatcaaacaggaggcggagccagagacccccagcattaaagaagaagaacaggaaGATGAAATCACCAAATTTCCCATGACTCTCGGTGTAAAGAGTGAAGAAGATGAAGGTCTGAGCGAAGAAAGTGGAGCAGCGAAACCTTCGAGCGACAGCTCAATTCAGCACCTGACATCAAACGGAGAAGAACGATTGCAACCGGAAGGCCTCTTATCTCCACTTTCGGACAGCGACGATGTAACGTCACACTCTTCTGACTTTAACACTGATGAGGAGGATGatgactttgaccaaaatgATTCAAATTCTTTAAACGAGTCATCATCGAGCAGAGACGCAAAAGAATGCGCGGTTTGGAAACCTTTTCCCTGCACACTTTGCGACAAAAGATTTTCAAAGAACACTGATTTAGAAAAGCataagcgtacacacactggagaaaaaccttttgtttgcacatattgtgataaaaggtTCACAGAGAAGGgaaatttaaacaaacacaccagcacacacactggagagaagcctttcacctgctcattttgtgagaaAAGATTTCGTTCAAAGTTTCAGGTGACAAGACAcacgcgtacacacactggagaaaagcctttttcctgctcagtttgtcatATCGGATTCTGTCAGAAGGGAACTTTAAACAAACACGAAaggacacacactggagagatgcCGTTCGCTTGCTCATTTTGTGGGAAAAGATTTCGTTCCAAGTATCAGGTGACAAGACAcacgcgtacacacactggagaaaagccgttttcctgttcagtttgtcATAACAGATTCTATGAGAAGGGAACTTTAAACATACatgcaagaacacacactggagagaaaccttttgaCTGCTTAGTTTGCGGTAAAAAATTCACTCAGAAGTCACATTTAATATCGCACGCAAAAAGCCACACTAGGGAATAA